Proteins from a single region of Streptomyces sp. HUAS 15-9:
- a CDS encoding glycerophosphodiester phosphodiesterase — MHARAVAATTTALLGTATLLAPTPSARAGDVGEQPRIVAHRGASAYAPENTLPAIDEAARLGFSWVENDVQRTKDGVLVVIHDDSLKRTTNVEKVFPGRAPWKVKDFTAAEIARLDAGNWFGPSYAGTRVPTLKQYMSRVESNHEKLLLEIKNPELYPGIEQQTLKLLGNEGWLDRAHLSRLIVQSFSADSLRIVHDLKPGLTTGFLGTPPPRDLYRYARFTDLINPSYGTISGSYVTTVHAFRGPHGRRLGVYTWTVDDAATAWTVARYGVDGVITNKPDVVWAALTGY, encoded by the coding sequence ATGCACGCGCGCGCAGTTGCCGCCACGACCACCGCGCTCCTGGGGACGGCCACCCTGCTGGCGCCCACCCCCTCCGCCCGGGCCGGCGACGTCGGCGAACAGCCCCGTATCGTCGCCCACCGGGGTGCTTCCGCCTACGCTCCCGAGAACACGCTGCCCGCCATCGACGAGGCGGCCCGGCTGGGCTTCTCCTGGGTCGAGAACGACGTGCAGCGCACCAAGGACGGCGTACTGGTCGTCATCCACGACGACAGCCTCAAACGCACCACGAACGTCGAGAAGGTCTTCCCTGGCCGGGCGCCCTGGAAGGTGAAGGACTTCACCGCCGCCGAGATCGCCCGGCTGGACGCGGGCAACTGGTTCGGCCCCTCGTACGCGGGCACGCGCGTGCCGACCCTGAAGCAGTACATGAGCCGCGTCGAGAGCAACCACGAGAAGCTGCTCCTGGAGATCAAGAATCCCGAGCTGTACCCGGGCATCGAGCAGCAGACCCTCAAGCTCCTCGGCAACGAGGGCTGGCTGGACAGGGCGCACCTGAGCCGCCTGATCGTGCAGAGCTTCAGCGCGGACAGCCTGCGCATCGTCCACGATCTGAAGCCCGGCCTGACGACCGGCTTCCTCGGCACGCCGCCGCCGCGCGACCTGTACCGGTACGCGCGCTTCACCGATCTGATCAACCCCTCGTACGGGACCATCTCCGGCAGCTACGTCACCACCGTGCACGCGTTCCGCGGTCCGCACGGCAGGAGGCTCGGGGTATACACCTGGACCGTCGACGACGCGGCCACCGCCTGGACCGTCGCCCGGTACGGCGTCGACGGCGTCATCACCAACAAGCCCGACGTGGTGTGGGCGGCGCTGACCGGCTACTGA
- a CDS encoding VOC family protein: MTNNTTRLDHVVLWVNDPVAAADFYEKAVGLEPLRVTEFTEKKTSFPSVRVNEETILDLAPLTMAERMKMLPGSVESAGHPVNHVCLSLSADRFDALRARLQDNAVPVSDIDHGAYGARGKATRSFYFRDPDGNVFEARHYE, from the coding sequence ATGACCAACAACACGACACGTCTCGACCATGTCGTCCTTTGGGTGAACGACCCGGTCGCCGCGGCCGACTTCTATGAGAAGGCGGTCGGCCTGGAACCCCTGCGCGTCACCGAATTCACCGAGAAGAAGACGTCCTTCCCCTCCGTGCGCGTCAACGAGGAGACCATCCTCGACCTGGCCCCGCTCACCATGGCCGAGCGCATGAAGATGCTGCCCGGCTCCGTGGAGAGCGCGGGCCACCCCGTCAACCACGTCTGCCTGTCCCTGTCGGCCGACCGGTTCGACGCCCTGCGCGCCCGCCTGCAGGACAACGCCGTCCCCGTCTCCGACATCGACCACGGCGCGTACGGAGCGCGCGGAAAGGCGACCCGCAGCTTCTACTTCCGCGACCCGGACGGCAATGTCTTCGAGGCACGGCACTACGAGTAG
- a CDS encoding TerD family protein, whose amino-acid sequence MSVNMTKGQAISLEKKDGGTLTAVRMGLGWQAAPRRGLFGSRTREIDLDASAVLFAEKQPVDVVFFRHLVSDDGSVRHTGDNLVGGVGQGGDDEAILVDLARVPVHIDQIVFTVNSFTGQTFQEVQNAFCRLVDETNGQELARYTLAGGGAYTAQIMAKVHRAGASWTMTALGTPANGRTFQDLMPAILPHL is encoded by the coding sequence GTGTCCGTCAACATGACCAAGGGTCAGGCCATCAGCCTGGAAAAGAAGGATGGGGGCACCCTGACCGCGGTCCGCATGGGTCTCGGCTGGCAGGCGGCACCCAGGCGCGGGCTGTTCGGCTCGCGCACGCGCGAGATCGACCTGGACGCCTCGGCGGTGCTCTTCGCGGAGAAGCAGCCGGTCGACGTCGTCTTCTTCCGCCACCTGGTGAGCGACGACGGCTCCGTGCGCCACACCGGCGACAACCTCGTCGGCGGTGTGGGCCAGGGCGGTGACGACGAGGCCATCCTCGTCGACCTGGCGCGCGTCCCGGTCCACATCGACCAGATCGTCTTCACCGTGAACTCCTTCACGGGCCAGACCTTCCAGGAGGTGCAGAACGCGTTCTGCCGCCTGGTCGACGAGACCAACGGGCAGGAACTCGCGCGCTACACCCTGGCGGGCGGTGGCGCGTACACCGCGCAGATCATGGCGAAGGTGCACCGGGCCGGAGCCAGCTGGACGATGACGGCCCTGGGTACCCCGGCCAACGGCCGTACCTTCCAGGACCTGATGCCGGCGATCCTGCCGCACCTGTAA
- a CDS encoding pseudouridine-5'-phosphate glycosidase, with product MVLVVSEDVRKAIDARRPVVALESTIIAHGLPRPRNLRVALELEEAVRREGAVPATIAVLDGQPHVGLDKEQLERVANEDGIRKLGHRDLPLAVSAGVSGATTVSATALLAALAGVRVFATGGLGGVHREWTVTQDESADLGLLARTRITVVCAGVKSILDVPATLQRLETLGVAVAGYGTDQFPGFYLSDSGHPVDWTLESPEEVAGVMRAQDALGVPESALIVANPVPEEEQLDPALHARVLEDALHACEEEGVTGQAVTPFLLDYLVRHTDGASLSANLAAVRGNVRLAARIAAAWSRG from the coding sequence GTGGTGCTGGTGGTGTCCGAAGACGTACGGAAGGCGATCGACGCGCGTCGACCCGTGGTGGCCCTGGAGTCCACGATCATCGCGCACGGGCTGCCGCGCCCGCGCAATCTGCGGGTCGCGCTGGAACTGGAAGAGGCGGTACGGCGGGAGGGTGCCGTACCCGCGACGATCGCCGTGCTGGACGGACAGCCACACGTCGGCCTGGACAAGGAGCAGCTGGAACGGGTCGCCAACGAGGACGGGATCCGCAAGCTGGGCCACCGCGATCTGCCGCTCGCCGTGTCGGCGGGGGTGAGCGGTGCGACCACGGTGTCGGCGACCGCGCTGCTGGCGGCGCTGGCGGGGGTCCGGGTGTTTGCGACGGGCGGGCTGGGCGGTGTGCACCGGGAGTGGACGGTGACGCAGGACGAGTCCGCCGACCTGGGGCTGCTGGCGCGCACCCGGATCACGGTGGTGTGCGCGGGGGTGAAGTCGATCCTGGACGTACCGGCCACGTTGCAGCGCCTGGAGACGCTGGGTGTGGCCGTCGCCGGTTACGGCACGGACCAGTTCCCCGGCTTCTACCTGTCCGACTCCGGGCACCCGGTCGACTGGACGCTGGAGAGCCCGGAGGAGGTGGCGGGGGTCATGCGGGCGCAGGACGCGCTCGGCGTGCCCGAGTCGGCGCTGATCGTCGCCAACCCCGTGCCCGAGGAGGAGCAGCTCGATCCCGCCCTGCACGCGCGTGTGCTCGAGGACGCGCTGCACGCGTGCGAGGAGGAGGGTGTCACCGGGCAGGCCGTCACGCCGTTCCTGCTCGACTACCTGGTCCGGCACACGGACGGAGCCTCACTGAGCGCCAACCTGGCGGCGGTCCGGGGCAACGTACGCCTGGCGGCACGGATCGCGGCGGCGTGGTCCCGGGGGTGA
- a CDS encoding methyltransferase: protein MTRTDGYLLDNRQTEAGRRFDAFATLFDPTTFRRLESLGLGPGWRCWEVGAGGTSVVSWLAKKVGPTGKVVATDIDTTLLASAGRPPVEVRVHDVGTEEPPGEGFDLVHARLVLVHVPDRERALRSMIAALRPGGRLLVEDADPALQPLICPDEHGPEQRLANRLRQGFRKLLADRGADLSYGRKLPRLLREAGLRQVEADAYFPVTSPACAELEAATVRQIRDQLVTAGLATDEDIDGHLANVAAGNMDLATAPMISVWGRKG, encoded by the coding sequence ATGACGCGAACTGACGGGTATCTCCTCGACAACCGGCAGACCGAGGCGGGCCGGCGCTTCGACGCCTTCGCCACCCTCTTCGACCCCACCACCTTCCGGCGCCTCGAGAGCCTTGGCCTCGGACCCGGCTGGCGCTGCTGGGAGGTCGGCGCCGGCGGCACCTCCGTGGTGTCCTGGCTGGCCAAGAAGGTCGGCCCGACCGGCAAGGTCGTCGCGACCGACATCGACACCACGCTCCTCGCCTCGGCCGGCCGCCCGCCCGTCGAGGTGCGCGTCCACGACGTCGGCACCGAGGAGCCGCCGGGGGAGGGCTTCGACCTCGTGCACGCCCGGCTCGTCCTCGTCCATGTGCCCGACCGCGAAAGGGCGTTGCGGTCGATGATCGCGGCACTGCGGCCCGGCGGACGCCTCCTCGTCGAGGACGCCGACCCCGCCCTTCAGCCACTGATCTGCCCCGACGAGCACGGCCCTGAGCAGCGGCTGGCCAACCGGCTCCGGCAGGGCTTCCGCAAGCTGCTCGCCGATCGTGGCGCCGACCTGTCCTACGGCCGCAAGCTGCCGCGCCTGCTCCGCGAGGCCGGACTGCGGCAGGTGGAGGCCGACGCCTACTTCCCCGTCACCTCACCGGCCTGCGCCGAACTGGAGGCCGCCACCGTACGCCAGATCCGCGACCAACTCGTCACCGCGGGCCTGGCCACCGACGAGGACATCGACGGACACCTGGCCAACGTAGCCGCTGGCAACATGGACCTGGCCACGGCACCGATGATCTCGGTGTGGGGGCGCAAGGGGTGA
- a CDS encoding methylated-DNA--[protein]-cysteine S-methyltransferase, protein MDSHGQDEQQVVWTVVGTTIGPLFLAATDDGLVNVVFHATDAVRDRSLERLAAKLGTEPVEAPGSPLLAEAIRQVEAYFAGERHDFELPLDWSLISGFNRQVLRELASGVPYGSVVGYGDLAGRVGQPGAAQAVGAAMGANPLPVVVPCHRVVESDGGIGGFGGGLETKRKLLALEGVLPEPLF, encoded by the coding sequence ATGGACAGCCACGGGCAGGACGAGCAGCAGGTCGTGTGGACCGTCGTGGGCACCACCATCGGTCCGCTGTTTCTCGCGGCGACCGACGACGGCCTGGTCAACGTCGTGTTCCACGCCACCGACGCGGTGCGCGACCGGTCGCTGGAGCGGCTGGCGGCCAAGCTGGGCACCGAGCCCGTCGAGGCACCCGGATCGCCGCTGCTGGCCGAGGCGATACGCCAGGTCGAGGCGTACTTCGCGGGCGAGCGGCACGACTTCGAGCTGCCCCTGGACTGGTCGCTGATCTCCGGTTTCAACCGGCAGGTGCTGCGCGAGCTGGCGAGCGGTGTGCCGTACGGCTCGGTCGTCGGGTACGGCGATCTGGCCGGTCGGGTCGGCCAGCCGGGCGCCGCGCAGGCGGTGGGCGCGGCGATGGGCGCCAACCCGCTGCCCGTCGTCGTGCCGTGCCACCGGGTCGTGGAGAGCGACGGCGGCATCGGCGGGTTCGGGGGCGGGCTGGAGACCAAGCGGAAGCTGCTCGCCCTGGAGGGAGTGCTGCCCGAGCCGCTGTTCTGA
- a CDS encoding uridine kinase, with translation MRLEAITWDRLGELLAERLLDLKPADGGPWPRVAFDGAPAARPGDLAERVAEELRVRGRPSLVVGAEGFLRPASLRLEHGRRDVESYYSGWFDTSALWREVFGPLAPGGDGRVLPDLWDPATDRATRSSYVQLPPGGILLLHGPLLLRHWFPFDLSVHLLLSPGALRRRTPEGEHWTLPAFERYADETDPAATADVLVRADDPRHPAWNAGSG, from the coding sequence GTGCGACTCGAAGCCATCACCTGGGACAGGCTCGGCGAGCTGTTGGCCGAGCGGCTGCTGGACCTGAAGCCCGCCGACGGCGGCCCCTGGCCGCGGGTCGCCTTCGACGGCGCGCCTGCGGCCCGCCCGGGTGACCTCGCGGAGCGTGTCGCGGAGGAACTGCGTGTGCGCGGCCGGCCCTCGCTCGTCGTGGGTGCAGAGGGCTTTCTGCGCCCGGCCTCGCTCCGGCTGGAGCACGGCCGCCGGGACGTGGAGTCGTACTACAGCGGCTGGTTCGACACCTCCGCCCTGTGGCGCGAGGTCTTCGGTCCGCTCGCACCCGGCGGGGACGGCCGTGTCCTGCCCGATCTGTGGGACCCGGCCACCGACCGGGCCACCCGCAGCTCCTACGTCCAACTCCCGCCCGGCGGAATCCTGTTGCTGCACGGTCCCCTCCTTCTGCGTCATTGGTTCCCCTTCGATCTGAGCGTTCATCTCCTCCTCTCGCCGGGCGCCCTGCGCCGCCGCACGCCCGAGGGCGAGCACTGGACCCTGCCCGCCTTCGAGCGCTACGCGGACGAGACCGACCCCGCCGCGACGGCGGACGTCCTGGTGCGGGCCGATGACCCCCGCCACCCGGCGTGGAACGCCGGATCCGGCTGA
- a CDS encoding carbohydrate kinase family protein, protein MEPHRAGQAVTAGRDRALLVVGDVVTDVVARHQGPLAAGTDTAAVIRTVPGGAGANVACWAAHAGCADVRLLGRVGADSAAWHERELVAAGVRPRLVVDPRAATGTVICLVDVGASAERTFLTDSGASLRLEPADWSDAALDGVARLHLSGYLLFSESSRALAAVALAAARARGVPVSLDPASAGFLRELGVDRFLAFAGGLDVLLPSRDEAYLLTGLPDPADAAAKLSRHIPLVVAKLGAQGALVARSGTVLTHVPAAPATPHDTTGAGDAFTGAFLAALVAGADPEAAAARGCRAGALAVEAVGGRPPVPG, encoded by the coding sequence GTGGAGCCGCACAGGGCCGGCCAGGCCGTGACGGCGGGGCGGGACCGAGCGCTGCTGGTCGTCGGTGACGTGGTCACCGACGTCGTCGCCCGGCACCAGGGGCCGCTCGCGGCCGGTACCGACACGGCGGCCGTGATCCGGACGGTGCCCGGTGGCGCGGGCGCCAATGTGGCCTGCTGGGCCGCTCATGCGGGCTGTGCGGACGTACGGCTGTTGGGGCGGGTCGGCGCGGACTCGGCGGCGTGGCACGAGCGGGAGCTGGTTGCGGCCGGAGTGCGGCCACGGCTGGTGGTCGATCCGCGGGCGGCGACCGGGACGGTGATCTGTCTCGTCGACGTCGGCGCTTCGGCCGAGCGCACGTTTCTGACCGACAGCGGCGCGTCCCTGCGGCTGGAACCCGCCGACTGGTCGGACGCGGCGCTCGACGGGGTCGCCCGGCTGCATCTGTCGGGCTACCTGCTGTTCTCCGAGTCGAGCCGGGCGCTTGCCGCGGTGGCACTGGCAGCGGCACGCGCGCGTGGCGTGCCGGTGAGTCTGGATCCCGCGTCGGCGGGCTTCCTCCGGGAGCTGGGGGTGGACCGCTTCCTGGCGTTCGCCGGGGGGCTGGACGTGCTGCTGCCCAGCCGTGACGAGGCGTACCTGCTGACGGGGCTGCCGGATCCGGCGGACGCGGCGGCCAAGCTGAGCCGCCACATCCCGCTGGTGGTGGCCAAGCTGGGCGCACAGGGCGCACTGGTGGCCCGGTCCGGCACCGTGCTCACCCACGTTCCCGCCGCACCGGCGACGCCCCACGACACCACGGGCGCCGGCGACGCCTTCACCGGTGCGTTCCTGGCCGCACTCGTCGCGGGCGCGGATCCCGAGGCCGCGGCGGCACGGGGATGCCGGGCGGGCGCACTGGCGGTGGAAGCGGTGGGCGGCAGGCCTCCGGTACCCGGCTGA
- a CDS encoding magnesium and cobalt transport protein CorA yields the protein MSMAGNLRKVRDLGRVSGLRKVARLARRQPRVDLSHPARSPLGSSVVNCVTYRDGIRVPGGSDLVDAVKRVRKHGDGFVWLGLHEPTDLEFAGIAELFDLHPLAVEDAVEAHQRPKLERYGETLFAVFKTVCYVEHEQLTATSEVVNTGEIMVFVGQDFVITVRHGRHGSLGPLREELESDPRQLVKGPAAVLHAIADHVVDDYLNVTDAVQADIDQVEMDVFAENGARADPGRIYQLKRELLELKRAVVPLTRPVEDLATRPIRVVDPEIQAYFRDVLDHLMRAKEQIAAFDELLNSILQAHLAQVTVAQNEDMRKITAWAAVIAVPTMVCGVYGMNFDHMPELHWRFGYPLVIVVISVACLVLYRGFRRNGWL from the coding sequence ATGTCGATGGCAGGGAATCTGCGGAAGGTCCGCGACCTGGGCAGGGTCAGCGGCCTGCGCAAGGTGGCCCGGCTGGCCCGGCGACAGCCGCGGGTCGACCTGAGCCACCCCGCCCGGTCACCGCTCGGCTCGTCGGTGGTCAACTGCGTGACCTACCGGGACGGGATCCGGGTCCCCGGGGGCAGCGATCTGGTGGATGCCGTGAAGAGGGTGCGCAAGCACGGTGACGGATTCGTGTGGCTGGGCCTGCACGAACCGACGGACCTGGAGTTCGCGGGCATCGCCGAACTGTTCGACCTGCACCCGCTGGCGGTGGAGGACGCGGTCGAGGCCCATCAGCGCCCGAAGCTGGAGCGGTACGGCGAGACGCTGTTCGCGGTGTTCAAGACGGTCTGCTACGTCGAGCACGAACAGCTGACGGCGACCAGCGAGGTCGTGAACACCGGTGAGATCATGGTCTTCGTCGGCCAGGACTTCGTGATCACGGTACGGCACGGGCGGCACGGCTCACTGGGTCCGCTGCGCGAGGAGCTGGAGTCGGACCCGCGGCAGCTCGTCAAGGGGCCGGCGGCGGTCCTGCACGCGATCGCGGACCATGTGGTCGACGACTATCTGAACGTCACGGACGCGGTGCAGGCCGACATCGACCAGGTCGAGATGGACGTGTTCGCGGAGAACGGCGCGCGGGCCGACCCCGGGCGGATCTACCAACTCAAGCGTGAACTCCTCGAGCTGAAGCGGGCCGTGGTGCCGCTCACCCGCCCCGTCGAGGATCTGGCCACCCGGCCGATACGGGTGGTCGACCCGGAGATACAGGCCTACTTCAGGGATGTCCTCGACCATCTGATGCGGGCCAAGGAACAGATCGCGGCGTTCGACGAACTGCTGAACTCGATCCTGCAGGCGCATCTGGCGCAGGTGACGGTCGCGCAGAACGAGGACATGCGGAAGATCACGGCCTGGGCCGCGGTGATCGCCGTGCCGACGATGGTGTGCGGGGTCTACGGCATGAACTTCGATCACATGCCGGAGCTGCACTGGCGGTTCGGCTATCCGTTGGTCATCGTCGTCATATCCGTGGCCTGCCTGGTGCTGTACCGGGGATTCCGGCGCAACGGCTGGCTCTGA
- a CDS encoding CBS domain-containing protein, producing the protein MTTAGDIMHRGAQWIPAHETLDRAAQLMRELGVGALPISDQNERLCGILTDRDIVVGCVALGHDPAKVTAGELAHGTPRWIEASADVRDVLREMKEHQIRRLPVIDNKRLVGMISEADLARSLDEGQIAAFTESVYARTAPSAH; encoded by the coding sequence ATGACCACGGCCGGAGACATCATGCACCGGGGCGCCCAGTGGATCCCCGCCCATGAAACCCTGGACCGCGCCGCCCAGTTGATGCGCGAACTGGGTGTCGGCGCCCTTCCCATCAGCGATCAGAACGAACGGCTCTGCGGCATCCTGACCGACCGGGACATAGTCGTCGGCTGCGTGGCCCTCGGGCATGACCCGGCCAAGGTCACCGCGGGCGAGCTGGCGCACGGCACGCCCCGCTGGATTGAGGCGAGCGCAGACGTGCGCGACGTGCTCCGCGAGATGAAGGAGCACCAGATCCGCCGGCTCCCCGTCATCGACAACAAGCGTCTCGTCGGCATGATCAGCGAGGCCGACCTCGCCCGGAGCCTGGACGAGGGCCAGATCGCCGCCTTCACCGAGAGCGTCTACGCGAGGACCGCCCCGAGCGCCCACTGA
- a CDS encoding TerC/Alx family metal homeostasis membrane protein, which yields MDVSVNLWVLTIAGLAALIAVDFFIGRKPHDVSIREAGIWTVVWIALAGLFGLGLLLFSGGRPAGEFFAGFITEKSLSVDNLFVFVLIMAKFAVPSQYQQRVLLVGVLIALVLRTVFIAAGAAIIASFSWVFYLFGAFLLWTAWKLIQEARADEEDEEYEENKLLKAAERRFGVADRYHGTKLWLRQNGKRVMTPMLVVMLAIGTTDVLFALDSIPAIFGLTQDPYIVFTANAFALMGLRQLYFLIGGLLRKLVHLSYGLSVILGFIGVKLVLHALHESGVHIPEISTPVSLGVICVVLIVTTVTSLLASRKQAALEAARVPGEGAPKDSVDA from the coding sequence ATGGATGTTTCCGTGAACTTGTGGGTCCTCACCATCGCGGGCCTTGCCGCCCTCATCGCGGTCGACTTCTTCATCGGCCGCAAGCCTCATGACGTGTCCATCAGGGAAGCCGGGATCTGGACGGTCGTCTGGATCGCCCTGGCCGGTCTCTTCGGCCTCGGCCTGCTCCTCTTCTCGGGCGGCCGGCCTGCCGGGGAGTTCTTCGCGGGCTTCATCACCGAGAAGTCGCTGAGCGTCGACAACCTCTTCGTCTTCGTCCTGATCATGGCGAAGTTCGCGGTGCCCTCGCAGTACCAGCAGCGCGTGCTGCTCGTCGGCGTGCTCATAGCGCTGGTCCTGCGGACCGTGTTCATCGCCGCGGGCGCCGCGATCATCGCCAGTTTCTCGTGGGTCTTCTACCTCTTCGGCGCCTTCCTGCTCTGGACCGCCTGGAAGCTGATCCAGGAGGCCCGGGCCGACGAGGAGGACGAGGAGTACGAGGAGAACAAGCTGCTGAAGGCGGCCGAGCGCAGGTTCGGCGTGGCCGACCGCTACCACGGCACCAAGCTGTGGCTGCGGCAGAACGGCAAGCGCGTGATGACGCCGATGCTGGTCGTGATGCTCGCGATCGGTACCACGGATGTCCTGTTCGCGCTCGACTCGATCCCCGCGATCTTCGGCCTGACGCAGGACCCGTACATCGTCTTCACCGCCAACGCCTTCGCCCTCATGGGCCTCAGGCAGTTGTACTTCCTCATAGGCGGCCTGCTGAGAAAGCTGGTGCACCTCTCGTACGGCCTGTCCGTGATCCTGGGCTTCATCGGCGTCAAGCTCGTGCTGCACGCACTGCACGAGTCCGGGGTGCACATTCCCGAGATCAGCACTCCGGTCTCGCTCGGCGTGATCTGTGTGGTCCTGATCGTCACCACGGTCACCAGCCTGCTGGCGTCCCGGAAACAGGCGGCGCTCGAAGCGGCGCGGGTGCCCGGCGAAGGCGCTCCGAAGGACAGTGTCGACGCCTGA
- the uvrB gene encoding excinuclease ABC subunit UvrB, translated as MRPVSHIERTVAPFEVVSSYQPSGDQPTAIADLARRIEAGEKDVVLLGATGTGKSATTAWMIEKLQRPTLVMAPNKTLAAQLANEFRELLPNNAVEYFVSYYDYYQPEAYVPQSDTYIEKDSSINEEVERLRHSATNSLLTRRDVVVVASVSCIYGLGTPQEYVDRMVPLRVGDEIDRDELLRRFVDIQYTRNDMAFSRGTFRVRGDTIEIFPVYEELAVRIEMFGDEIEALSTLHPLTGEIISDDQQLYVFPASHYVAGPERMERAVNDIEKELGERLAELEKQGKLLEAQRLRMRTTYDIEMLRQIGSCSGVENYSMHFDGRLPGSPPNTLLDYFPDDFLLVIDESHVTVPQIGAMYEGDASRKRTLVEHGFRLPSALDNRPLKWEEFQERIGQAVYLSATPGPYELSRGDGVVEQIIRPTGLVDPEVVVKPTEGQIDDLVHEIRTRTEKDERVLVTTLTKKMAEDLTDYFLELGIQVRYLHSDVDTLRRVELLRELRSGEFDVLVGINLLREGLDLPEVSLVAILDADKEGFLRSGTSLIQTIGRAARNVSGQVHMYADKITPAMEKAIDETNRRREKQVAYNTANGIDPQPLRKKINDIVARIAREEVDTEELLGSGYRRTKDGKGAKAPVPSLGDKAAKGAKAKSAKGRAQEKATVPTDRPAAELAEQIEEMTERMRAAAADLQFEIAARLRDEVSEMKKELRQMREAGLA; from the coding sequence ATGCGGCCCGTTTCCCACATCGAACGCACGGTGGCGCCCTTCGAGGTCGTCAGCTCCTACCAGCCCAGCGGCGACCAGCCGACGGCCATCGCCGACCTGGCCAGGCGCATCGAGGCCGGTGAGAAGGACGTCGTCCTGCTGGGCGCGACCGGCACCGGCAAGTCCGCCACCACCGCGTGGATGATCGAGAAGCTCCAGCGCCCCACGCTCGTGATGGCGCCGAACAAGACGCTGGCCGCCCAGCTGGCCAACGAGTTCCGCGAGCTCCTCCCGAACAACGCGGTCGAGTACTTCGTCTCGTACTACGACTACTACCAGCCCGAGGCGTACGTCCCCCAGTCGGACACCTACATCGAGAAGGACTCCTCGATCAACGAGGAGGTCGAGCGTCTGCGGCACTCCGCGACCAACTCGCTGCTCACCCGGCGCGACGTCGTCGTGGTCGCCTCGGTCTCGTGCATCTACGGCCTCGGTACTCCGCAGGAGTACGTGGACCGCATGGTCCCCCTCAGGGTCGGCGACGAGATCGATCGCGACGAGCTGCTGCGCCGCTTCGTCGACATCCAGTACACCCGCAACGACATGGCGTTCAGTCGGGGCACCTTCCGGGTCCGCGGCGACACCATCGAGATCTTCCCGGTGTACGAGGAGCTGGCCGTCCGCATCGAGATGTTCGGCGACGAGATCGAGGCGCTGTCCACCCTGCACCCGCTCACCGGCGAGATCATCAGCGACGACCAGCAGCTGTACGTCTTCCCGGCCTCCCACTACGTCGCGGGCCCGGAGCGCATGGAGCGCGCCGTCAACGACATCGAGAAGGAGCTGGGGGAGCGCCTCGCCGAACTGGAGAAGCAGGGCAAGCTCCTGGAGGCCCAGCGGCTGCGCATGCGGACCACGTACGACATCGAGATGCTCCGCCAGATCGGCTCCTGCTCCGGCGTGGAGAACTACTCGATGCACTTCGACGGCCGCCTGCCCGGCTCCCCGCCCAACACCCTGCTCGACTACTTCCCCGACGACTTCCTCCTCGTCATCGACGAGTCGCACGTCACCGTGCCGCAGATCGGCGCCATGTACGAGGGCGACGCCTCCCGCAAGCGCACCCTCGTCGAGCACGGCTTCCGGCTGCCCTCCGCCCTGGACAACCGCCCCCTGAAGTGGGAGGAGTTCCAGGAGCGGATCGGGCAGGCCGTGTATCTGTCGGCGACCCCCGGCCCATACGAGCTGTCCCGCGGGGACGGCGTCGTCGAGCAGATCATCCGCCCCACCGGACTCGTCGACCCGGAGGTCGTGGTCAAGCCGACCGAGGGTCAGATCGACGACCTGGTGCACGAGATCCGCACGCGCACCGAGAAGGACGAGCGTGTCCTGGTCACCACGCTCACCAAGAAGATGGCCGAGGACCTCACCGACTACTTCCTCGAACTCGGCATCCAGGTGCGCTATCTGCACAGCGACGTCGACACCCTGCGCCGCGTCGAGCTGCTGCGCGAGCTGCGCTCCGGCGAGTTCGACGTACTGGTCGGCATCAACCTGCTCCGTGAGGGCCTCGACCTGCCCGAGGTGTCCCTGGTGGCGATCCTGGACGCCGACAAGGAGGGCTTCCTGCGCTCCGGCACCTCGCTGATCCAGACCATCGGCCGCGCGGCGCGCAATGTCTCCGGTCAGGTCCATATGTACGCCGACAAGATCACCCCGGCGATGGAGAAGGCCATCGACGAGACCAACCGCCGCCGCGAGAAGCAGGTCGCCTACAACACGGCCAACGGCATCGACCCCCAGCCGCTCCGCAAGAAGATCAACGACATCGTGGCGCGGATCGCCCGCGAGGAGGTCGACACCGAGGAACTGCTCGGTTCCGGCTACCGCAGGACCAAGGACGGCAAGGGAGCCAAGGCCCCCGTCCCGTCGCTCGGCGACAAGGCGGCCAAGGGGGCGAAGGCCAAGTCGGCCAAGGGCAGGGCCCAGGAGAAGGCCACGGTGCCGACGGACCGCCCCGCGGCCGAACTCGCCGAGCAGATCGAGGAGATGACGGAGCGCATGCGCGCCGCCGCCGCGGACCTGCAGTTCGAGATCGCGGCCCGGCTGCGCGACGAGGTCTCCGAGATGAAGAAGGAGCTGCGCCAGATGCGGGAGGCCGGTCTGGCCTGA